In Prosthecochloris sp. GSB1, the following proteins share a genomic window:
- a CDS encoding TIGR01777 family oxidoreductase, producing MENHIVITGATGLIGSVLAKQLIAEGESVVVFSRSPDSAASKVPGAAAYVKWDYDMPKGAWTSHIDGAKAIMHLAGKPLLEERWTEEHKVECYDSRIVGTRNLVRAVEMAKKKPEVFLSASAIGFYGSFASCEDTGELDEGAPAGDDFLAKICMDWEKAASGLPEGVRLVLLRTGIVLSTKGGMLQQLLLPFNLFLGGPVGSGHQCISWLHIDDEVAIIRSALEDPSWKGAVNLVGPQPVSMHEFAKALGTVLSRPSMIAVPKFVVQVLMGEGAEYAVKGQKVIPAFLQDHGYRFRHPGLEEALRDLVGQGK from the coding sequence ATGGAAAATCACATTGTCATCACCGGTGCGACCGGATTGATCGGGTCGGTGCTTGCCAAACAGCTTATCGCCGAAGGTGAGTCTGTCGTCGTTTTTTCCCGTTCTCCTGACAGCGCGGCATCAAAAGTTCCCGGCGCCGCGGCATATGTGAAGTGGGATTACGATATGCCGAAAGGCGCCTGGACCTCTCATATCGATGGCGCGAAAGCGATAATGCATCTCGCCGGCAAGCCCCTTCTGGAAGAGCGTTGGACCGAGGAACACAAAGTGGAGTGTTACGACTCCCGTATCGTGGGGACGCGCAACCTTGTCAGGGCCGTCGAAATGGCCAAAAAAAAGCCGGAGGTGTTTCTTTCCGCTTCCGCTATAGGCTTTTACGGGTCGTTCGCATCCTGCGAGGATACGGGCGAGCTTGATGAAGGCGCGCCTGCCGGTGACGATTTCCTTGCAAAAATCTGTATGGATTGGGAGAAAGCAGCTAGCGGTTTGCCTGAAGGGGTTCGGCTCGTGCTTCTGAGGACCGGTATTGTGCTTTCGACGAAAGGGGGGATGCTGCAGCAGCTTCTGCTGCCCTTCAATCTGTTTCTCGGTGGGCCGGTCGGATCCGGCCACCAGTGTATTTCCTGGCTGCATATCGACGACGAGGTGGCGATTATCAGGTCCGCGCTGGAAGATCCGTCATGGAAGGGGGCGGTCAATCTCGTCGGTCCCCAGCCCGTTTCGATGCATGAATTCGCAAAAGCGCTCGGTACGGTTCTCAGCAGGCCGTCGATGATCGCCGTGCCGAAGTTTGTGGTTCAGGTCTTGATGGGCGAGGGGGCGGAATATGCCGTCAAGGGGCAGAAGGTCATACCGGCCTTTCTGCAGGATCATGGATACCGCTTCAGGCATCCCGGTCTCGAGGAGGCCTTGCGGGATCTTGTCGGGCAGGGTAAATAG